In Erpetoichthys calabaricus chromosome 4, fErpCal1.3, whole genome shotgun sequence, one genomic interval encodes:
- the LOC114651000 gene encoding olfactory receptor 8H1-like has product MNASNANVNNSSLTGGFLLTASDALGTKTYRVIIFSLVYVITLLGNGTVLLVVFFDKSLHTPKHFSICNLALVDIGLNTVFIPQVVSVLIFTVNFISFEGCFSQMFFIHFFGDMGSFSLAILAYDRLIAICFPLHYSSLNTNFRMILIIAGTWALVFCSDMYQVLEAAKLPYCSSRIIRGACCEHGLVYVLACIDTSFNRKLGTAKTLFALLCPLCFIISTYIIIVVIVLKIASVEQRQKAFQTCLSHLLFVCVYYIPIMLVYILSNLRLIVSFDVLTSLLILSVILPPMINPIIYWFNTEELKEKLLNVLKRNKTFPR; this is encoded by the coding sequence ATGAATGCTTCCAATGCCAACGTTAATAATAGCTCATTAACAGGAGGATTTCTTCTCACAGCTTCTGATGCACTTGGAACAAAGACTTATCGAGTGATAATCTTTTCTTTAGTTTATGTAATTACTCTATTAGGTAATGGTACAGTCTTATTAGTAGTTTTCTTTGACAAAAGTCTCCATACTCCTAAGCATTTTTCCATTTGTAACCTAGCTTTAGTGGACATTGGCTTAAACACTGTTTTTATCCCTCAAGTAGTTTCTGTCCTAATTTTTACAgtgaattttatttcatttgaggGCTGTTTCTCTCAGATGTTCTTTATACACTTTTTTGGTGACATGGGATCCTTTTCCCTTGCTATTTTGGCTTATGATCGCCTTATTGCCATATGTTTTCCACTTCACTATTCCTCTTTAAATACAAATTTCCGCATGATTCTTATTATTGCAGGAACGTGGGCTCTGGTTTTCTGCTCGGATATGTATCAGGTATTGGAGGCTGCAAAACTGCCTTATTGTAGCTCACGGATTATCAGGGGTGCTTGCTGTGAACATGGTCTTGTATATGTGTTAGCCTGCATAGATACTTCTTTTAACAGAAAGCTTGGAACTGCTAAAACACTTTTTGCTTTACTTTGTCCATTGTGTTTCATCATAAgtacatatattattattgtgGTTATTGTGTTAAAAATTGCTTCTGTGGAGCAGCGACAAAAAGCCTTTCAAACATGTTTATCTCATCTgctttttgtatgtgtttattacaTTCCTATCATGTTAGTATATATTCTATCAAATCTGCGTTTAATAGTATCTTTTGATGTGTTGACATCATTACTTattctttctgttattttgcCACCCATGATAAATCCAATAATTTACTGGTTCAACACTGAAGAATTGAAAGAAAAATTACTAAATGttcttaaaagaaataaaacatttccaaGATGA